GAGCCATGTGCTTGTAACAGATCACCTTACgggaccccccctcccccaacagGCTAAGAGGATGTCCTGCGATGCCCAGTAAGAGTGGAGACCGTGGCTTGGGTGTTGAGGGTCTATCAGGGCAAGCTGTTCTTTAGACATAGAACACATACTAAGTGCCACGGGCAGCGATGCAGGGTCCCCGGCTTACTCCCACTCCGCACCTGCTGGTTTGAGTATGTCGCACTTCCTCATTATCATCACACAGACTAGAAGGTCAGCTCGAGGTCAGGCTCTTATCATTGGATAGCAACCAGGAAGTGGGACTGGtaacctgctgctgcatcttGAGCACTGTCAAACTGAATTTGCTGGGCTACATAAGTGAGGCTATCAAATGAACAAtcaatatatatagatatatagagctatatatttatatatttttgtcaATGGGGAATCTACTAAGGCTGACTTCAGCAGCCCGCACTCGTTTAGCTATAACATCCACCTAAACTTTAGAACATTATTCTCTTATATAGACAGTAATTTCTCAGTCAAATATacgttttatttttctcctttgttttAGCATTTTTAAGTTCGATTCGTCATGCACAGAATAGCTAGGTCGTTCTTTTCTCTCCGTTTCTCTCCAGGCTTTGCGTCGTGTTGTCAGCTTCATCACAAGCGGCCACCTCTCCCATCAATCGTCGTCCACGTCGTCCCCCTCAGACTCCTCTCCGGCTCTCCTCTCGTACATCTTATCCCGGTGCCGCTCCTGGATCTCCTTCATTTCCTCGGCGTAGCGGCTGAACGCTCCCCCGAACTTGCTCCACGCCTTGAAGGGGATTGTTATAGAGTTTCTATAACTGGGCTTCACTTCGCTCACCCGTAGGAAAACTCCGTACTTGTTGGATCCCACGTCAAAGAAGAAGCGCTTGGAGTCCACCATGATGGAGGTGCCCTCCGGAAGCTCGCTGTAGCCCCCGGCCCCTCCGCCGCcggccagctcctcctcgtcgGCTCCGTAGTCGTCTATCAACTTGGCCAAGGCGTCTCGGAACTCTATTAAGCCCTGCGCCGGGAGCGCGATGGTCTGTCCGGCCTGCAGGCCAGCACCCGGGATGCCCCCTACTCCCACCCCGAAGCCGGGGCCTCGGTTGACGGTCTGCCGGATCCGGAGAAAGCGACCCCTCTGGTTCTCCTTCAGGTCGAGGTAGTATTTTCGGTTCTCACGCACCAAGAACTCGCTCTTTAAGGCCCGTCGAGGCCCGGTGTCATCTCCACCGGATGACTGCGCGATCTGCTCCGGGGTGCTAGGCCCGAGCTGGGCGTAGTGCTCTATGAAATCCCCCAGGTAGTCGCGGAACTCTGCCGCAACTGACATGGACAGAGTCAGTCGACTTTTCGAGCCCCCCGCGCCGACCTCGGCTATTTTGATGAACCGGCCTTTGGCGTTCTGCTTGACGTCAAGGTAGAAGCGTTTGTTCTGAATGTCCAGCCGCTTCGACGCCAGCTCCTGTGTCTCCGGTTCCCGCTGGTAATGCTGGAaaccgccgcctcctcctccccctccgccacCACCGCCACCGCTGCTGCCTCCGCGCTCACTGCCACTGTCCCCATCCGCCATCTTCGCCACCAGCAGCCCGTTTCTCTGCGTATCTTtgacccccaccccaccccttgCTTGCTGAGCTCGCGGAGGAAACCGGACGCTCGTTTCTAGACTCTGATTGGGCGCCAGTGCTGCCAATTACATAAACAGACAAGGACCGTACGCCTCCATTCGCCATGTTTCTCGTCTGTCAACAGAACGCAGCCGCCCTGTGGATGACATTCGAGTGGTTGTTGTATTTACAATCCATAACAGCGCGTCTTATCAGTATTTCacaaattaattacatttacatCGGCGAAAtacctttttatttaattactgcTACTGTAACTAGTTTTCTAATACAAGTGGCACAAAACTATTTTATTATATAGGATGGGAAGCGGAATAGTGGAGTGACACAACGGCCTCCTGACTGtgtattttgcacatttttggGATGGATGCCCCTGGAAGGACAATCCCGCCTACTTGTTGGTTTCGTGCGCAAAGGCAGGCACGATGAGTGGGGGATGGGCGAAGGCTCTGCAAGACGCGTGGCAATTGGTCAGAACAGAGATTCGAAGTAACAACACGCACTCTGATTGGCTATGTAGACTCCCACGAGGGGTCGCATGCGAAAGATTTGCAAAAGGGTTTATTGTTTCTTTGCTTCGGCAACCGAAATTATTTGCTATCCGCTCTGTTCTACGGTGAAATAAGGAGACGGAAAAATGGTATGTTCTCTTCAGCTGATGTTAATTGCATTAACCGGGTTGATGTTGCATTTGTAATGTATTTAATGCTACACTGTAGAAAGTGCTGGTTTTTATTTGGACTGAGGAA
Above is a window of Betta splendens chromosome 9, fBetSpl5.4, whole genome shotgun sequence DNA encoding:
- the LOC114862463 gene encoding transcriptional activator protein Pur-beta, giving the protein MADGDSGSERGGSSGGGGGGGGGGGGGFQHYQREPETQELASKRLDIQNKRFYLDVKQNAKGRFIKIAEVGAGGSKSRLTLSMSVAAEFRDYLGDFIEHYAQLGPSTPEQIAQSSGGDDTGPRRALKSEFLVRENRKYYLDLKENQRGRFLRIRQTVNRGPGFGVGVGGIPGAGLQAGQTIALPAQGLIEFRDALAKLIDDYGADEEELAGGGGAGGYSELPEGTSIMVDSKRFFFDVGSNKYGVFLRVSEVKPSYRNSITIPFKAWSKFGGAFSRYAEEMKEIQERHRDKMYERRAGEESEGDDVDDD